A single region of the Eremothecium gossypii ATCC 10895 chromosome V, complete sequence genome encodes:
- the DEP1 gene encoding Rpd3L histone deacetylase complex subunit DEP1 (Syntenic homolog of Saccharomyces cerevisiae YAL013W (DEP1)) has translation MAVDSQGPTDEVDNTEGVTGFDAVRPNSNSDGKAQDLELSSRLTEANLALVDGRVRLKGRAVDITERHGFLGEDDKSSVLSKVTSQEGDLELSELYISSDAETEKMENNTEESDVPNLSSLVEQMPPQQGSRTYIKDANSGADDAVRDLQDVDASLPNKGKKRQLEEEGGYTGEETKVNSADGEDPQGDEQKFKKPRLPISSAAGQLPSLSGSEQHMATDIMETGLDPAQPEDENSEDNEVEEDDEEEDEDEEEDEEEEEEDIEGNANTKDTSIFKEKKKVPAGDDEEEEEDDEEEEEEEEEEPSLIEREKLRQDALKDIIEIEYEFAELRQRLYENEMAKLQTELQMCLEGSHPALQTYYQKIDSIRDFKLKRAYQRQKYELECIDKETRAVRTFIHQNFYRQVSDLKHKLLNQTTQKWYDMNKERRDMDMLVSEIGYHVPVKIANKSLSCITGYAAPAQLKGDGDPLPEDLECEGINFRFRNNPVDKLEVIVDRMRFNNQLSDFEGLKKFFGGFPGAPSLNGLKDSEIYEDMQSLREQ, from the coding sequence ATGGCTGTAGACTCACAAGGGCCTACAGACGAAGTAGACAACACTGAAGGCGTCACAGGATTTGACGCAGTCAGGCCGAACAGCAACTCTGACGGAAAGGCGCAAGACCTAGAACTCTCGAGCAGGCTAACAGAGGCTAATCTAGCTTTAGTAGACGGACGGGTGCGGCTGAAAGGCAGGGCTGTGGACATCACGGAACGGCACGGGTTCTTAGGGGAGGACGACAAGTCAAGCGTTCTCTCGAAGGTCACCTCACAGGAAGGCGACCTAGAGCTGTCGGAGCTCTATATCTCATCGGACGCGGAAACTGAGAAGATGGAGAACAACACAGAGGAATCAGATGTACCGAATCTTAGTTCCTTAGTGGAACAGATGCCTCCACAACAGGGTTCCAGGACGTATATAAAAGATGCTAATTCAGGCGCCGATGACGCGGTACGTGATCTTCAGGACGTCGATGCCAGCCTTCCGAACAAAGGGAAAAAGAGACAATTAGAAGAGGAAGGAGGGTATACTGGAGAAGAGACAAAAGTGAATTCTGCCGACGGTGAAGACCCACAAGGCGACGAGCAGAAGTTTAAGAAGCCTCGTCTTCCGATTTCTTCAGCGGCCGGCCAACTGCCTTCTCTTTCGGGCTCAGAACAGCACATGGCGACTGATATCATGGAAACAGGACTGGACCCCGCGCAGCCAGAGGATGAGAACTCCGAGGATAACGAGGTGGAAGAAGAtgatgaagaagaagacgaagacgaagaagaagacgaagaagaagaagaagaagatatAGAGGGAAACGCCAACACTAAAGACACCAGCATATTCAAGGAAAAGAAGAAGGTACCTGCAGGCGAcgacgaagaagaagaagaggacgacgaagaagaagaagaggaagaagaagaggaacCATCACTGATAGAGCGAGAAAAGCTGCGGCAGGATGCGCTGAAAGATATAATCGAAATCGAATATGAGTTTGCGGAACTACGGCAACGTCTATATGAAAACGAGATGGCCAAATTGCAGACCGAACTTCAAATGTGCCTCGAAGGATCACATCCTGCGTTGCAGACATACTACCAGAAGATCGACTCTATCAGAGACTTCAAATTGAAACGAGCATACCAAAGGCAAAAGTACGAACTAGAATGCATTGACAAGGAAACACGGGCGGTTCGAACGTTTATACACCAGAATTTCTACCGACAAGTTTCAGACTTGAAACATAAACTACTAAATCAGACTACACAAAAATGGTATGACATGAATAAGGAAAGACGAGATATGGATATGTTGGTTTCCGAGATCGGGTATCATGTCCCCGTCAAAATTGCGAATAAAAGTCTAAGTTGCATCACCGGTTATGCTGCCCCGGCCCAGCTCAAGGGTGATGGCGATCCATTGCCCGAGGACTTGGAGTGTGAAGGAATAAACTTCAGATTCAGGAACAACCCTGTGGACAAATTGGAAGTGATAGTGGATAGGATGAGATTTAATAACCAGTTGAGTGACTTTGAGGGGTTGAAGAAGTTCTTTGGTGGTTTTCCCGGTGCTCCCTCGCTCAATGGCCTCAAGGACTCTGAGATATATGAAGATATGCAGAGTCTTCGGGAACAATAA
- the RPS15 gene encoding 40S ribosomal protein uS19 (Syntenic homolog of Saccharomyces cerevisiae YOL040C (RPS15)), with translation MSEAATPRKRTFKTYSYKGVDLEKMLEMPTEEFVKLAPARVRRRFARGLSSKPAGLMKKLRAAKLATAENEKPAVVRTHLRNMIIVPEMIGSVVGVYNGKVFNQVEIKPEMVGHYLGEFSITYTPVRHGRAGATTSRFIPLR, from the coding sequence ATGTCTGAAGCTGCTACCCCAAGAAAGAGAACCTTTAAGACCTACTCCTACAAGGGTGTCGACTTGGAGAAGATGTTGGAGATGCCAACTGAGGAGTTCGTCAAGTTAGCCCCAGCCAGAGTCAGAAGAAGATTCGCTCGTGGTTTGTCCTCTAAGCCAGCTGGCTTGATGAAGAAGTTGAGAGCTGCTAAGTTGGCTACCGCTGAGAACGAGAAGCCAGCCGTTGTCAGAACCCACTTGAGAAACATGATCATTGTTCCAGAGATGATCGGCTCTGTGGTCGGTGTCTACAACGGTAAGGTGTTCAACCAGGTCGAAATCAAGCCAGAGATGGTCGGTCACTACTTGGGTGAGTTCTCTATTACCTACACTCCTGTCAGACACGGTAGAGCTGGTGCCACCACCTCCCGTTTCATCCCATTGAGATAA
- the RPP2A gene encoding ribosomal protein P2 alpha (Syntenic homolog of Saccharomyces cerevisiae YOL039W (RPP2A)) — protein sequence MKYLAAYLLLNAAGAAPSADKVKAVLESVGIEVEDDKVQAVISALENKSVEELIAEGTEKLSSVPTGGAGAAPAGGAAGAEEAAEEAVEEAAEESDDDMGFGLFD from the coding sequence ATGAAGTACTTGGCTGCTTACCTGTTGTTGAacgctgctggcgctgcccCATCTGCCGACAAGGTGAAGGCTGTCTTGGAGTCTGTCGGCATCGAGGTCGAGGATGACAAGGTCCAGGCTGTGATTTCTGCATTGGAGAACAAGAGCGTCGAGGAGTTGATTGCCGAGGGTACTGAGAAGCTATCCTCCGTCCCAACTGGCGGTGCAGGTGCTGCCCCAGCTGGTGGCGCTGCCGGTGCCGAGGAGGCTGCCGAGGAGGCTGTTGAGGAGGCTGCCGAGGAGTCCGACGACGACATGGGCTTCGGTTTGTTCGACTAA
- the CYS3 gene encoding cystathionine gamma-lyase CYS3 (Syntenic homolog of Saccharomyces cerevisiae YAL012W (CYS3)): protein MGVLPTDKFATKAIHAGAHTDLHGSVIEPISLSTTFKQSSPGNPVGAYEYSRGQNPNRQNLEEAIAALESAKYGLAFSSGSATTAVIVQSLPQGSHAISIGDVYGGTHRYFTKVANAHGVETSFTNSLLEDLPKLVRDNTRLVWIESPTNPTLQVTDIQQVADTVKALNEDIILVVDNTFLSPYLSNPLNFGADIVIHSATKYINGHSDVVLGALATNSTSLYERLAFLQNAIGAIPSPFDAWLTHRGLKTLHLRVRQAAQSAQKIAEYLEQSEHVVSVNYPGLPSHRGYQIAQKQHRDGLGGGMISFRVKGGAQGAALLSQSTRLFTLAESLGGIESLLEVPAVMTHAGIPKEAREASGVYDDLVRVSVGIEDTDDLLEDIKQALSVVAESI from the coding sequence ATGGGTGTTCTTCCGACAGACAAGTTTGCAACGAAAGCTATTCATGCTGGCGCACATACTGACCTACATGGGTCGGTCATCGAGCCCATCTCGCTTTCGACCACCTTCAAGCAGTCGAGTCCCGGCAACCCAGTGGGCGCCTACGAATACTCTCGTGGTCAGAACCCCAACCGTCAGAACCTAGAGGAAGCCATTGCTGCACTCGAGAGCGCAAAGTACGGGTTGGCTTTCTCCTCTGGATCCGCGACCACAGCCGTGATAGTGCAGTCTCTGCCACAAGGCTCGCACGCGATCTCGATCGGCGATGTCTATGGTGGGACCCATCGCTACTTTACAAAGGTTGCCAATGCCCATGGTGTGGAGACCTCCTTCACAAATAGCCTGCTTGAGGACCTGCCTAAGCTGGTCCGCGACAACACTCGTCTAGTCTGGATCGAGTCTCCCACCAACCCCACTCTGCAGGTCACTGATATCCAGCAGGTTGCGGACACCGTGAAGGCCTTGAATGAGGACATTATTCTGGTTGTGGACAACACATTCCTCTCCCCATACCTGTCGAACCCGCTCAACTTCGGTGCTGACATCGTCATCCATTCGGCTACAAAGTACATCAATGGCCACTCCGACGTTGTGCTTGGTGCTTTAGCCACGAACTCCACCAGTTTATATGAACGGCTTGCATTCCTACAAAATGCCATTGGCGCCATCCCATCGCCGTTCGACGCATGGCTGACACACAGAGGCCTAAAAACCTTGCACCTGCGTGTGCGCCAGGCTGCTCAGTCTGCTCAGAAAATTGCTGAGTACCTGGAGCAGTCAGAGCACGTTGTGTCTGTTAACTACCCGGGCCTGCCCTCGCACCGCGGCTACCAGATTGCTCAGAAACAGCACAGAGATGGTTTGGGCGGCGGTATGATCTCATTCCGTGTTAAGGGCGGCGCGCAGGGCGCTGCTCTACTTTCTCAATCCACCAGACTATTTACTCTAGCTGAGTCTCTAGGCGGCATTGAGTCCTTGTTGGAGGTCCCTGCGGTAATGACTCATGCTGGCATTCCGAAGGAGGCCAGAGAGGCTTCTGGTGTCTACGACGATCTGGTCAGAGTCTCCGTGGGAATTGAGGACACTGATGACCTTCTGGAGGACATCAAGCAGGCGCTGAGTGTAGTCGCTGAATCTATCTAA
- the SIL1 gene encoding Sil1p (Syntenic homolog of Saccharomyces cerevisiae YOL031C (SIL1)), translating to MYWKKLLFAIASAAALAAVDPETEGSELQTICSGGECYPRLFKALQDWSTIKEGQQIPPGLDIRVDLSTGKKQARLPIPNEASNMENGIQVVDDSSDYEFTKEFQLVRAQVASGAPDYNVVIKQLDDLVEYASDYTLGYKIITHEFTLLQELIFGQDVPISVKELSSRIIVACLRNNTPCLDFVNTRFPDFVRHLLQEAVDYGRQATDAVEARTQIKRYLSIVEPLLINEPQPINEEALKQLYEVNDQTVQLKVLLIMARLYKGRSHNDDISKRSLESTDVQRWTTELSKAIQSKHLDDFHVRELFHGLYALKKEHGRAVKTYPTFLGWLAEETEARKQRMTQDKQPRDLEQMEFDRLLIESRHMVFGNPMAHRIKNMEYDEL from the coding sequence ATGTATTGGAAGAAGTTGCTATTTGCGATTGCAAGTGCAGCTGCGCTGGCTGCTGTGGATCCAGAGACTGAGGGCAGCGAGCTCCAAACTATCTGTTCAGGAGGCGAATGTTATCCGAGGCTCTTCAAGGCTTTGCAAGACTGGAGTACAATTAAGGAGGGGCAACAGATCCCCCCTGGCCTGGACATCAGGGTTGACTTATCTACGGGCAAGAAACAAGCTCGGCTTCCAATCCCCAATGAGGCTAGCAACATGGAGAACGGGATTCAAGTAGTTGACGATTCTTCGGATTATGAATTCACCAAAGAATTCCAGCTTGTGCGGGCTCAGGTGGCGAGCGGAGCGCCCGATTACAACGTGGTCATCAAACAGCTGGATGATTTGGTGGAGTACGCGTCCGACTATACTTTAGGATACAAGATAATTACTCATGAGTTCACGTTGCTCCAGGAGTTGATATTCGGCCAAGATGTCCCAATAAGTGTCAAAGAACTATCATCTCGCATTATAGTAGCATGCCTGCGGAATAACACGCCCTGCTTGGACTTTGTGAACACGAGGTTCCCGGATTTTGTGCGCCATCTGTTGCAAGAGGCTGTTGACTATGGCCGGCAAGCGACGGATGCCGTTGAGGCGCGGACCCAAATCAAACGGTACCTCTCGATAGTAGAGCCTCTCCTAATCAACGAGCCCCAGCCGATAAACGAAGAGGCCCTGAAACAGCTGTATGAAGTGAACGACCAAACAGTGCAATTAAAGGTATTATTAATAATGGCACGGCTCTACAAAGGCAGGAGCCATAACGATGATATATCGAAAAGGTCACTCGAGTCTACTGACGTTCAACGGTGGACCACAGAACTCTCAAAAGCTATTCAGAGTAAGCACCTGGACGACTTCCACGTGCGGGAACTATTTCATGGCTTGTATGCCTTGAAGAAGGAGCATGGTAGGGCGGTCAAGACATATCCAACGTTCCTGGGATGGCTCGCGGAGGAAACAGAGGCTCGGAAGCAACGCATGACTCAAGATAAGCAACCAAGAGATCTGGAGCAGATGGAGTTCGACCGACTGCTCATTGAGAGTAGGCATATGGTGTTCGGGAACCCTATGGCTCATCGGATAAAGAACATGGAGTATGACGAACTTTAA
- the OPI10 gene encoding Opi10p (Syntenic homolog of Saccharomyces cerevisiae YOL032W (OPI10)), whose translation MFAAIASGNPLQLSAEVPNSNGLQHTIILSETKPKSYSHITLFILPTVALPPEYSAIVYFKLSPQEDFQLFGELKASKPSAIFKVKLPTTAGAQGSDVSNGLGEIDMEDGDSVAGTAHNISELIIGISIEPQEQAAFKLEEAKQAHKSTAQSGALVVSRNQGGNIATPGQLSRAYPLLTQQLASKIVQHAYNFLSGFLDERNSVPIKKFEAWWEKFQKRLQNDATFIDEVTSE comes from the coding sequence ATGTTCGCAGCTATTGCATCAGGAAATCCTCTACAACTATCCGCCGAGGTTCCCAATTCTAACGGGCTACAGCATACAATCATTCTTTCCGAAACAAAGCCCAAGAGTTACTCACACATTACACTTTTTATTCTACCAACTGTTGCACTTCCTCCAGAATATTCTGCCATTGTATACTTCAAACTGAGCCCGCAAGAAGATTTCCAGTTGTTTGGGGAGCTCAAAGCATCCAAGCCAAGTGCAATCTTCAAGGTCAAACTGCCAACGACAGCTGGGGCACAAGGATCTGACGTGTCAAATGGCCTGGGCGAGATAGATATGGAAGATGGAGACTCAGTGGCTGGTACTGCCCACAACATATCGGAGCTCATTATCGGCATTTCCATAGAGCCCCAAGAGCAGGCGGCTTTTAAGCTGGAAGAGGCTAAGCAGGCACACAAGAGCACGGCACAGTCAGGTGCACTAGTAGTTAGTCGGAACCAGGGTGGTAACATTGCCACGCCAGGGCAACTTTCTCGCGCGTATCCATTACTGACCCAGCAATTAGCAAGCAAGATTGTCCAGCATGCATACAATTTCCTCTCGGGCTTCCTAgacgagaggaacagtgTGCCTATTAAGAAATTCGAGGCATGGTGGGAGAAGTTCCAAAAACGACTACAAAATGATGCTACGTTTATAGACGAGGTAACGTCCGAGTAG